The Mytilus edulis chromosome 5, xbMytEdul2.2, whole genome shotgun sequence genomic interval TTGAGATTCCAGGTTTTCTCATTGGAATATATAGTATTTTACAgatttttactgcaatgaaatcaatataaaaactatatattttttaatcatttgtattcaagatttttttaaattgcactGTTGTGAACCAAAATATTACtcagggaattttttttttttgaattattaaCTTGAAAAAGTTAGATTTATTTCCCTTGAATTATAAGTTGAACAAAACTATTGATTCAAGGGGATACAGGATCgaacgaaaaaaaaatcagtgttatttttattaaaattcttACCAAGGGTTGAAATTTTATTTGTGCATGGAAATAGATCAAACATAACTTAATTGTAATGTTCTTTAATTTCTCCCAAACTGTTCCCATACTAAAGATTAAAGTTGTTCATTTGAAAGTTAAATGAACTATTGAGTGTACTAGCATTAACACAACCATAACTTTCtgcaaaataaacattttccttTTGTTTACATCCAGCCACAGATAATTTTAGATATAGTCTCAATGAATTTTTACttgaaaattttgacaatttttctaTCTCATTATTTTCAATAAAGCTTAAGGAAGAAAACCTAAAATGAGGTAATAACATAGAGTGTAAGGTTAAAATCAAAGGAAAACTTTAAAGTCCCATAAGGAGATATCTGGCATACAATCTTCATTGCAggcaaatacaaatatatattacatCTTAGCTTTGTTTTCTTCAGTGTTACTGATGTACTTTGGATTTGTTATTAGATATTCGTGGATAccaattgttttgttttgctgtAAAGCTAAACCAAGAATTAAATTATTCAAAGTACCAATTTCCAATAAGCTTGTATGGAAACTTTGACAATCCATGAAATTTGAAGTTATCACGAGAATTAGTACCCAGGAATATAAATAAATCCACGTTATAAGTGATTATTGTTGTATATAACAAAAATGCTTCTTATGCatacttttttaaaacttaataattCCATTTTGTGTAACAATTCAACAATATAGGTTACTCCAGATTTTTGAAACAAAAGCTAATTTTAAATGCAACAAACAACAGTATCACAAATTTAAGAGGTAAATAGAAAATATAGCAACTTTAAAGTCTCACTCCCTGAAGAAATCGCTCACAGTAAGCAAATGAAATGATAATCGCCTCAATGTTTGTTTTTCCTAGGCTTCATTTTCTGTTTCCTTTTCGCAATCTTCTATGAGTGCTGTTTTATGGTTGCCGTTATGGTTGCTTCTGTCCGTCTTTAACAGTAAATCTGGTGGGTTTGTCTTTGACGTCATTGTAATGCTGTTTGTCTGGCTACTGCTGTTGCGAGTAATGGAATGTCCAGATTTGAAGTTGACCAGAAGCAAGACGTTGCCGTTTCTTCTCCGTAGGTTCTTGATCCAACGTTGTACCATCCAACGCATAACATACCGAAACTTCTTGTTGATGGCACAGTAAAATACAAAGTTCAAGGACAAATTACACCAGACAAGAACGTTGGCTACGTATTGCAGAATTAAGTAAAAGTTTGACATAGCAAAGTGACTTAATGGTTGGTCCCCGCCAAACAATGCATATGCAATTCTTTTATTTGAGAATGCTGATGGTATTATACAGACGATAAAGAGGCAGACTATACTGATAAGAGTTACAGTGAGTCTGACCTGTTCTCTGTACCATGTGGCCTCCTTGTTGTTACGGATCTGTAGGATTTCTCTTTCTTTCCGTGCCCTCATTACGGCATAGACAAGATAGGCATTGGCTGTGCTGAGAATTATAAGTGGAACAAAGTGAATGATGATGCTATAGAACCAGCGGATTCTGTAGTAGTGCTCACTGTGTCTGAAATCAGTAGAAACTCTGGTGTACTGATCTGTTGTGTTTGCTATTGGTTCTACTCTCAATAAGAGAAAGTGTGGAATGTTTATGACAAACATAATGCTAATAATtaatgcatttttcatttttgcactGGCTCTATCACACATGGCCTTTGCCCACAGTGGATACCGTACAAAGAGAAAACGTTCAATAGTTAGAACAACTGTAATCCAGACGCTGGAATTGGTACACACATTAACCAATGGAAGATAAATATAGGCATCATAAAACTTCCAGAAGTATTCTTTTCTCTGGTAAGAACCTACcatgaaaatgaatgaaaatgtaAGTGCTCCCAAATCAGTCAGAGCTAGTCCAGTTAAATATGTATATGGGGACTCTTTGAGTTGACGCTGCGTCAAAACTAATAGGTTCATAATGTTGCACAAGATGCCTATTGCACAGATAATTGGTCCAATGTATTTATAGCATATTTTGCCAACTTTAAGAGCCAGTGCTATATCTGCTACCCAGACAGTTTCATTACTGACTATAGATGGTGTTGTGAAGTTTCCCATAACATGATGTGTATCATTAGCCTCTGATATGAACTGGTACAGAGGGGTAACAATGTCTAAAGGACTAGTTAAAGTTGCGTTCAGCATTTTCAATAATGGTGGAATTATCCTCTATTTAGTCAATGGTATCCTTTGAATATCATCTCAAATctgtaaatagaaaacaaaattatcaGTAATGTGTTTCAAAGTATTAGGTTTAAAAGGTACTACATGTATTGCAGACTGTAGCGAACTGTGCTCTCATACCACAAACTTTGCCTACAAAATTATGATGAAGGACTTTCCAAAGTATTTTATGTATGTATGCCATATGCTGAAAGCTGCagtttttctgttttgttatattacatttgttgtcaggataaaaaaaaaagaatttgaaatttgatctTCATTTCCCTTGGCTGCATTGGTACATTGTACAAGTGATGTGATTcttgttttgtcattttagacacATAAATGCATTgaataaaaatgcaaaaattgcCAATGTCTGCAATCttgcaaagttttgtttttttcttctgtttactGTGTTGACTTATATTGCAAAAATCATCAGGTATCATAGACGTTAATTGTTCTGACAAGACTATTTTTTACTGATGTGTTTCACACATTCAAGTATTATGCAAAACAACTGTCAAGCCTCAGACTTTGCATTCACATGTTAAGTTATTAAAAACTGATATATAAGTTAGTAGCTGTAATACAATAGATAAAATACTTGTGATTTTCTTTTCAGTATTGCATTTCATTTAAGATGTCTTTGTCACATTGTATTTTAGATTGTATATGTGAAATTCAGTCTACATCTGAGAACTCTCAAAGTTCTGACAAATGTTCTACATAACATAGAATTTAAATAAGCAAGCTCGgcattttatttgtaatttcaaCATAAATCTTTTAACTCAAAGTAATTAAACTCCTGTTGCTATCTGAGTTTCCTGATGGTACATTTACCTACGATTGCATCTTTAAAAGCAACAAGGGAGGAACAAAGCTTCAATATCCATTAAACCTAGATTTACCTTAACTTCTGCAGCTGAAAGAACATAACAgacttgtttattctttaataatCTTTCATGTTTAATTATGTGCTAGGCTTAAggtatgtttgtttatataactTAATTTcctctgcaaaaaaaaaattgccacaaAATAGCAGGCAGCAGATTAGAATTACATGCTTAATTATCCGAATTGCTGTAAGAATGTTACATGAACCCATTTGAAAGTTACCTGGCTTTTTCTAACAGATAGTAAATGGCATTCTTAATTTAATTACATAAACTAGTTAGACTATGTAGCCAGTCACATCTGGAATGTGTTCTGTTTATTAAACTTATTCACTGtttattgttgtatttatttAGTTTGAGTATTGTGATGTATGTGCAGTTTTAAACAGATGCACCAATATCTCATTAATTGTcagtgaaaatttatttttttctgtgacttTTTGGACATTTACATAAGTTCATAACACACAGAATTACACAATTGTAGATTCAGGGAGGGTGTGTAGACGCCTACACTAcacccaattttatttttatcagattttttttcttttttttcttaaaatctaTTCAAATAGTTTATTGGTGCATCTTTTAAAGGCAGTTACTTGTTTTAATGACCCTGACTCTTTCCTATAATGATCTAGTATATAACGGGGCTCTGTGAGCCGCCGGTCCCTTTATGCATCCTGTGCAAGGGGgtgttttagactttttatagtGAGTAGTATAAGGAATCAAGGATTTAGTCAAAAGGCATGTAATCCCTTTTTGTAAAATACTGCAATCAATAAAGGGTTAGTCACAAATTTGATCACTTTGCTTATGTCTCAAATGAGATATGGTTTTATTTGCTTAACACATTCCTAAGACTTAAATGTGAAATGTGGGTTTTAAAATGTAAGCTTGATGTATGACATGGACTTCATTTTTTTAAGTCATTTACAAATATCTCATGATAGTAGTCTTACATCAGAGACACAAAATAATGCGTTAGACACTTTTATTGTTATTTAACTTTACTAGATTTTAAAATACATCtctattttggaattttggtcattattcattgttatttatcCATGGTAGATATGACTTGTTTATCTTGGACAAAATATATACCATCAAACCTTTATTTTCACTTTGGATTTTATTGAAATTGATAACCGAATGATTTGTATTTTTGGGAAAGACATAGTTGAATTATGTTGTGTTGACTGTTAATTAAGAGGATGTGTGACTATAGTTTAGATTGAATTCTTGATCATACTTCATTGTTTTTCAAAACCAGTGTGCCATAATTTCTTTCTAGGTATTGTGTTTGTTGTCTGATTTCATTGAAAGCACCTAGTATTCagatgttgttgttttttagataaaatatattggtcattttttttggtaatctTCTGAAAACTAAAAAGCGCATATTTTCAGGGGAATTGCAAATTTTTGCATTTAATATCCTATTCTTAAAGGCCTCCATGCTTTAGTGCATGAACAAATGCATTACTGTTGTTTTTATAACGTTTACAATCATAAGTTCTACTGGTTCTTCGGGAAGACAAACTCATGAAGAATTATTTAAAGTGAAATGTTTACCATTATCTCATATTAACCAATAAAATATCAGGTCGTATTTTGGTGCAATAACATCTATTTAATTATGAAAtctataaaatgtaaataatgattcCTGAATAAGAATTGAACATTAGTTgaataaatattaattatcatTAGAATGTTAACCAGTGCATATAATATGTAATGTTTGACTTGTAATGTTTTTAGGAGTAAATgagtaaacatttttaaataaagcacTGAACAAGAAATTTAATGTTCATTAAACGACACCATGCTCTGCCCCTACTATCAAATTTCCATAATTCCCATTTTACTATATGgaatggattttctcattgtttaaaaggctgtatggtgacctatgaTTGCTTTCCTACTTCCATGTCATTTGAACAAGGGTTATACTGGGGCTGAGGATAGCTGTacatgtttcatttgcaatcaaaccACCTCtccatatatttatattgaatgatagtaGCAGTACCTATTCAGTGAAATAccacatgtacatttatatatattaaaaaagaaaaaaatggggtTAATGAAGGAATCATGTCTTAAATAAATTGTGTTCAGGACTTAATGTccaattatatatttaaaaggaaAATCCTGATTGAAACATACATAATTGATGAGACAAGAAATAGTTTAAGTAGTATAATAGTTAGCcatgacatttatttttaatttggtcGTAGTCCTACCTACGTgatcaaattgttttattttaagttaaataGGAGTCTGGTTTTCATCAGTTCAAGTTCAACTTGGTGAAGTTGCGCTATTCAATTCTACGTATAGAttggtatatatttatctttggtgtattttttttggttattaaatGTGAATGAAtagttatttatttgatatttaaattgaaatataattgtaTATATGCATTTAGATATAATTGTCTGTATAAAATGTaggatttttattttcaaaagatgaACGATTTAAGATATAAGGTTATTATTAAATTTACCAAGGTACATAACATTCGACTTTGCAAGATGAAAACATAAGTTCTCCTTAGCAGATTGATTTTGTCAAAAATTAGGTGGTTGTTTTTCTCCTTTGAACAGTTTCATATTTTGTCTTTTcttggccctttatagctgactaatatagtgtgggttttgctcattgttaaaggccatacattgacctatatttgtttacAATTATGTCATTTGGACTCTGCTGGATAGTTTttatattggcaatcatatcacattttatttttataattatgattAACTACTCCCAACCATAGTCGTATATTATATTATGGTATTGGCAACTCCAGAATAATTTCTAACTAGAAAAGTATGGACTTCACATGAGGAAATGTCAGTGGCATGTCCTGTCAGTAAAACATGGCACAGCTGCTGATGACATGATTAAAGAAAACCATCAAAATAGGTGTGAGCTTTTGAGCTATGATTCCTTTAAATGCAGAGAAAATGTCACATTCAGTAATTAATTGGCTAAATTAGTAAAAGGATATGAGGGGTTAAAGTCAGCGAAACAGCACACTCAGCATTAAATTCTTGATTTTGTTCCTGAAAGTGATAGAAGTGTCCAATACTTTTGAACACTCTAATTATACATCTGATTACAGTGTCCTTATTAGGCAGTCTAAATGAATAGAAATTTTGATAAAGATGAAACtataatattaatgttttttataatgttgtatgCATAAGTTTTCTTTATCTTTCTGTTTTTGATCTTTGGAGAAAACATTGTgaacattattttatattaagTTCAAATAATCTtgatttttcagaattttttttttttttttttttcaaacatgttattataaataaatctAATTTTTGGTCTGAAAGGGAAATTGAATTATAAATCTATCAAATAACTTTATTTAACGATCTTGTCAtttatattaagatatatatatcccaaaaaaatgatattttgccACAGATTTTGATGAATTTCCACATGTTTATGTGTCACAGAAGCGTCAATGATGCTATTTCTACTCTAAAGTGTTGATACTATAACATCTTGCACAACTTTTTTTGTTCAAAAGTGCATAAATATTACATGTTTACATGTAATGATGGAACATTTAAATTAAAGTGATATCCCATCTGTaactatttattatattgtaatatCATAATATTAATGGCTTCTAAATTTGGATTCACAATTTGTCATcattaaaacaaatgttaaaattttgatgaatattattgtagatatggttgaacaaattaaaaaaattctttatATTGGAATAAAAGTTGATGTGTGGCATTaatcaatgagacagtaacccatcaacaacaacaaaaataataaagaagtGGGAAAAAACAATTTAAGGGACCTCAATCAACAGTCATGAGTTAATGGGAGGAACAACACAGGGTAAGGTCTAAGAAGGAAAGATGGGTTATCCATAAAACATGGGAAAAAAACCGaattgaaataaagatattttgaacTTTAAAACAGCCATTTGATCACAACCTGTAATcttaaaaaagttttgaaatgaattattattattaagtcaaGGTCTGAGTCTTCTATAATGACTTTAAAATGAGTGTAATTTGTATACTGTAAATTTTCAAATGTCTAAGAGACATTATGTGAATGACATTACATCTTggaaatataatttgaaaattcaaatgcaTCATGTAGCCTAGAGCCCCAAAACTTTCTTGCCTCATACTATTTAGTCATTAAATGAATTTTGCATatgattttgacaatacaatatAGTTGATCACTTATTGTGCACTTAATATCGGATAAGAAAGAAAGTTTTGTCCATTTATAGAATCACATGCAACcttgatattttataattgatGCTATTGATGTTAGTTTATTAAAGTACCGTTTGTTGTTTCAAACACTTaacattaattgaaaaaaatatgataaaacatgcaAGAAAATGTTTCGTGACAAAGTAAAGGATTACTGAAGTTCTTTTTATAACTAACGGTTAAATATCATTGAAGAGAAGACAATCTGATTTCCGGCCTTTTCTCTTATCTAATTCATCTTTGTCAATcaagttatatcactttaattTCACAAACTGACAATGTTTCAATTCAATTGATTggaaaattttattgtcaaaacaaaaagagaaataaTGAGTGACGCAGATGAAATTCCCTCAGTGACAATTTCCAAGGATGTTCAATGGGGTAAAGAGCTGTTTTTAATATCCTGGACTCAGTGTGCGATGTATTGTACaactttattaaaagaaaataactgCATTCTACAGAACACTTCATCGtttcaaaagttgaaaataaGACATGAACAGAATATT includes:
- the LOC139523551 gene encoding probable G-protein coupled receptor B0563.6 codes for the protein MLNATLTSPLDIVTPLYQFISEANDTHHVMGNFTTPSIVSNETVWVADIALALKVGKICYKYIGPIICAIGILCNIMNLLVLTQRQLKESPYTYLTGLALTDLGALTFSFIFMVGSYQRKEYFWKFYDAYIYLPLVNVCTNSSVWITVVLTIERFLFVRYPLWAKAMCDRASAKMKNALIISIMFVINIPHFLLLRVEPIANTTDQYTRVSTDFRHSEHYYRIRWFYSIIIHFVPLIILSTANAYLVYAVMRARKEREILQIRNNKEATWYREQVRLTVTLISIVCLFIVCIIPSAFSNKRIAYALFGGDQPLSHFAMSNFYLILQYVANVLVWCNLSLNFVFYCAINKKFRYVMRWMVQRWIKNLRRRNGNVLLLVNFKSGHSITRNSSSQTNSITMTSKTNPPDLLLKTDRSNHNGNHKTALIEDCEKETENEA